The following are from one region of the Haemophilus parainfluenzae genome:
- the lpxH gene encoding UDP-2,3-diacylglucosamine diphosphatase, which produces MKPIYFIADLHLSETHPELTALFNDFMQNKAQEAQAVYILGDLFDFWIGDDETSPLISQVKQLIKNLTEKGIACYFIHGNRDFLVGKKFAQDCGLTLLPDYHCVDFGGVKTLICHGDTLCIDDVKYQQFRRKVHQKWRQRLFLCLPLKVRLKIAEKIRAKSKQDKQYKPLDIMDVNLAFTAQTVKEFGVNRLIHGHTHREAIHQEKGYTRIVLGDWRKDYASILEVTENGYRFI; this is translated from the coding sequence ACGATTTTATGCAAAACAAAGCGCAAGAAGCCCAAGCGGTTTATATTTTGGGGGATCTTTTTGATTTTTGGATTGGTGACGATGAAACGTCACCTTTAATCTCACAAGTAAAACAGTTGATTAAAAACCTGACAGAAAAGGGCATTGCTTGTTATTTCATTCATGGTAATCGAGATTTTCTCGTCGGGAAAAAATTTGCACAAGATTGTGGTTTAACGTTATTGCCAGACTATCATTGTGTTGATTTTGGTGGCGTGAAAACCTTAATTTGTCATGGTGATACCTTATGTATTGATGATGTGAAATATCAACAATTTCGCCGAAAGGTGCATCAAAAATGGCGACAAAGATTGTTTTTATGCTTGCCATTAAAAGTGCGGTTAAAAATTGCAGAGAAAATTCGCGCGAAGAGTAAACAAGATAAGCAATATAAGCCGCTGGATATCATGGATGTGAATTTAGCGTTTACGGCACAAACCGTAAAAGAATTTGGCGTAAATCGATTAATTCACGGTCATACGCATCGAGAAGCCATCCATCAGGAAAAAGGGTACACGCGAATTGTGTTAGGCGATTGGCGAAAGGATTATGCCTCAATTCTGGAAGTAACAGAAAACGGTTATCGGTTTATTTAA